In Tepidibacillus fermentans, a single window of DNA contains:
- the murC gene encoding UDP-N-acetylmuramate--L-alanine ligase: protein MNKSQRVHFIGIGGYGMSAIARVMLDMGYQVSGSDIAQKDLTDKLRAKGANIFIGHQESNIAGADLVVFSTDIPKNNVELLEAERRNIPLIHRSEMLARLLNEKKGIAVAGAHGKTTTSSMIALVMERNHLDPTFVIGGEVMNIGSNAKAGKGDYVVAEADESDGTFLQYYPYIGVVTNIEADHLENYDGNFDNLKKAYYSFLQQVKPDGFAVLGYDDPYIQEMLPELTGKVITFGLDSRADMVAKDLQFVDRISSFTAVYRGNTLGRVQLSVPGKHNVLNALAAMVVGLEAGIPFAGIANALQEFTGAKRRFQVIGEYQQMMVIDDYAHHPTEIQATINAAKATGKRIIAVFQPQRYTRTFFLLDAFSRAFAEADEVVITNIYSPAGDHHIEGIDAKKLVELIKKNSNENVKFFPTKEEVLEYLKGVTKPNDLILTMGAGDIWKVAYQLAEFWKEKKKEKEKK, encoded by the coding sequence GTGAATAAGTCACAACGAGTTCATTTTATCGGGATAGGTGGCTATGGAATGAGTGCGATTGCACGAGTCATGCTTGATATGGGGTACCAAGTAAGCGGTTCAGATATCGCTCAAAAAGACTTAACGGATAAACTACGTGCCAAGGGAGCTAATATTTTTATCGGTCATCAAGAATCAAACATTGCAGGTGCGGATCTAGTGGTTTTTTCCACCGATATCCCAAAAAACAATGTGGAATTATTGGAAGCAGAACGACGGAATATTCCCCTTATTCACAGGTCTGAAATGCTAGCTCGATTATTAAATGAGAAAAAAGGAATCGCCGTAGCTGGTGCTCATGGGAAAACCACGACCTCTTCTATGATCGCATTGGTGATGGAAAGAAATCATTTGGATCCTACCTTTGTGATTGGTGGAGAAGTAATGAACATTGGAAGTAATGCGAAAGCAGGAAAAGGGGATTATGTGGTTGCGGAAGCGGATGAAAGTGATGGTACATTTTTACAATATTATCCTTACATTGGCGTTGTGACGAACATCGAAGCGGATCATTTAGAAAACTATGATGGTAATTTTGATAATCTGAAAAAAGCCTACTATAGCTTCTTACAACAAGTGAAACCAGATGGTTTTGCTGTATTAGGCTATGATGATCCTTATATTCAGGAGATGTTACCTGAGTTAACAGGAAAAGTCATTACTTTTGGTCTTGATTCTCGGGCAGATATGGTGGCAAAGGATTTGCAATTTGTCGATCGAATCTCTTCTTTTACCGCAGTCTATCGTGGGAATACTCTTGGAAGGGTCCAATTATCTGTACCCGGTAAACATAATGTATTAAATGCTTTAGCTGCAATGGTTGTTGGTCTTGAGGCTGGAATTCCTTTTGCAGGAATCGCTAATGCATTACAAGAATTCACAGGTGCGAAAAGAAGATTCCAAGTCATTGGGGAGTATCAGCAAATGATGGTCATTGACGATTATGCTCACCATCCTACTGAAATACAAGCAACAATCAATGCAGCAAAAGCAACAGGAAAACGGATTATTGCTGTATTTCAACCACAACGATACACAAGAACTTTCTTCTTATTAGATGCATTTAGTCGTGCTTTTGCTGAAGCAGATGAAGTTGTTATTACCAATATTTATTCTCCAGCAGGCGATCATCATATCGAAGGTATTGATGCGAAGAAGTTGGTCGAATTAATTAAGAAGAATAGCAATGAGAATGTAAAGTTTTTCCCTACTAAAGAAGAAGTGTTAGAATACTTAAAAGGAGTGACAAAACCGAATGATCTCATTTTGACGATGGGAGCAGGAGATATTTGGAAGGTTGCTTATCAACTCGCTGAGTTTTGGAAGGAAAAAAAGAAAGAGAAAGAAAAGAAATAA
- a CDS encoding GspE/PulE family protein has protein sequence MPTKKKRKRIGDLLVETGFITQSQLEEALNEQKKSKKRLGDILIAKGYVSEQQIIEVLEFQLGIPYVSLYRYPIDRNLIQLIPEKLAINYQVLPLKKNGNRLFVAMADPLDYYAIEDLRMTTGFQIHPVIATKEELSRAIDRYYGIQETVNEIMQNLPKEEEMDEQLQSEDAPVSRMVNQIIQNAVKQRASDIHFDPQENELRVRFRVDGQIRTEQVLPKHMQGIVTARLKIMAQLNIAEKRLPQDGRIQLEVDYRSIDIRVATLPTVYGEKIVLRILDLSQAIKQIEQIGFSKANAEKFRQMIRKSYGIILITGPTGSGKSSTLYAALNELNREDVNIITVEDPVEYRLTGINQVQVNEKTGLTFARGLRAILRQDPNIIMVGEIRDLETAEIAIRAALTGHLVLSTIHTNDAVSTVTRLIDMGIEPFLISSALTGVVSQRLVRRICIDCAVPYEPTIEEKKILEEYQIELPQLRKGSGCAKCNRTGYKDRIAIQELLVLDDRLKQMVIEKQPDSVYRQYLKEKGFVTMFEDGLEKVKQGLTTISEVVRATSND, from the coding sequence ATGCCTACCAAGAAAAAGAGGAAGCGTATTGGTGACCTGCTTGTAGAAACGGGATTTATTACCCAATCTCAACTTGAAGAAGCCCTTAATGAACAAAAAAAATCAAAAAAAAGGCTAGGAGATATCCTGATTGCCAAAGGTTATGTATCCGAACAACAAATTATTGAGGTCCTTGAATTTCAATTGGGCATCCCTTATGTTAGCCTTTACCGGTATCCAATTGATCGTAATCTTATTCAGCTGATTCCTGAGAAATTAGCGATCAATTATCAAGTGCTTCCATTAAAGAAAAATGGAAATAGGTTATTCGTTGCAATGGCTGACCCTTTAGATTATTATGCAATTGAAGACTTAAGAATGACGACAGGTTTTCAAATCCACCCAGTTATCGCCACAAAGGAAGAATTATCTAGAGCGATTGACCGCTACTATGGAATTCAAGAAACGGTAAATGAGATTATGCAAAATCTTCCTAAAGAGGAAGAGATGGATGAACAGTTGCAATCAGAAGATGCGCCAGTGAGCCGAATGGTGAATCAAATCATTCAAAATGCGGTGAAACAACGAGCAAGTGACATTCATTTTGATCCCCAAGAAAATGAATTGCGCGTTCGATTTCGCGTAGATGGTCAAATTCGTACAGAACAAGTTTTACCCAAACACATGCAAGGAATCGTCACAGCAAGGTTAAAAATTATGGCACAATTAAATATTGCAGAAAAACGTTTGCCCCAAGATGGTAGAATTCAACTAGAGGTTGATTATCGATCGATTGACATTAGGGTTGCTACGCTACCAACTGTTTATGGTGAGAAAATTGTTTTACGGATCTTAGATTTAAGTCAGGCAATTAAACAAATTGAACAAATTGGTTTTTCCAAAGCCAATGCAGAAAAGTTTCGACAAATGATTCGTAAGTCATATGGTATTATCTTGATAACAGGACCAACGGGTAGTGGTAAATCATCTACATTATATGCTGCATTAAATGAGTTGAATCGAGAAGATGTTAATATTATCACGGTAGAAGATCCCGTAGAATATCGATTAACAGGTATTAACCAAGTTCAGGTGAATGAAAAAACAGGTCTCACCTTTGCAAGGGGACTACGTGCAATTCTTCGTCAAGATCCCAACATCATTATGGTTGGGGAAATTCGAGATTTGGAAACAGCAGAAATCGCGATTCGTGCTGCTTTAACAGGACATCTCGTTCTAAGTACCATCCATACCAATGATGCGGTATCAACTGTTACAAGACTGATCGATATGGGAATTGAACCGTTTCTCATTTCTTCTGCTTTAACAGGTGTTGTTAGCCAGCGACTAGTTCGTAGAATCTGTATCGATTGTGCAGTTCCATATGAACCGACGATTGAAGAGAAAAAAATTCTCGAAGAATATCAAATCGAATTACCACAGCTCAGAAAAGGAAGTGGCTGTGCAAAATGTAATCGAACGGGATACAAGGACCGAATTGCCATACAAGAATTATTAGTATTAGATGATCGTTTGAAACAAATGGTTATTGAAAAGCAACCAGATTCTGTTTATCGTCAATATCTAAAAGAAAAAGGGTTTGTTACAATGTTTGAAGACGGCCTTGAAAAAGTCAAACAAGGTCTAACGACAATCTCAGAGGTTGTTCGAGCAACCTCCAATGATTGA
- a CDS encoding bifunctional folylpolyglutamate synthase/dihydrofolate synthase: protein MGDIQVKTKEEVINWIHGREKLGIKPGLERMEWMLERVGHPERHLKFVHVAGTNGKGSTVSFTSQVLRRNGYTVGTFTSPYLIDFTNRIQVNGEDISEEDLVEIVNQLIPLAKELEQTELGGPSEFEVVTMIAILYFGKISKPDIIIWETGLGGRLDSTNVVYPLVSVITNIGYDHMEYLGDDLKSIAWEKAGIIKSGVPVVSGVEQDEAKAVIHEVAKAKRATIYQFGEQFSVVKNKIDYSGSNFDFKDVFLTMPNIEISLIGAHQVKNAAVALMTLEVLRQFYAFQIEEDSVYSGMKYTNWPGRLEKILEEPLVILDGAHNPDGATSLAEAIQLFEYKRLILVTGILKDKAIQGFYQPLVPLADTLIITEPEFPRAAKAEEVAEIVHSIGGAKKVLVNANWKEAVNTAIREAGKEDLVIITGSLYMISDVRKYIFEYYKKS from the coding sequence ATGGGTGATATTCAAGTAAAAACAAAAGAAGAAGTGATTAACTGGATTCACGGCCGTGAGAAATTAGGAATAAAACCAGGTCTTGAACGAATGGAATGGATGCTAGAACGAGTCGGCCATCCAGAGCGACATCTGAAGTTTGTCCACGTTGCCGGAACGAATGGGAAAGGTTCCACTGTAAGTTTTACCAGCCAAGTTCTCCGTAGAAATGGATATACCGTTGGGACATTCACATCCCCATATTTAATTGATTTTACAAATCGAATCCAAGTGAATGGTGAGGATATTTCCGAGGAAGATTTGGTTGAAATCGTCAATCAATTGATTCCACTTGCTAAGGAACTGGAGCAAACAGAATTAGGCGGCCCCAGTGAATTTGAAGTGGTTACCATGATTGCGATCCTCTATTTTGGGAAAATTTCTAAACCTGATATTATTATTTGGGAAACAGGATTAGGTGGGCGTCTAGATTCAACGAATGTCGTTTATCCTCTTGTATCGGTCATTACCAATATTGGCTATGATCATATGGAATATTTAGGGGATGATCTAAAATCGATCGCGTGGGAGAAAGCAGGGATTATTAAGTCAGGTGTACCTGTAGTATCGGGTGTAGAACAGGATGAAGCAAAAGCAGTGATCCATGAAGTGGCCAAAGCAAAACGAGCAACGATTTATCAGTTTGGTGAACAATTTTCTGTTGTAAAAAATAAAATAGATTATAGTGGAAGTAATTTTGATTTTAAAGATGTGTTCTTGACCATGCCAAACATTGAAATTTCATTGATCGGGGCGCACCAAGTAAAAAATGCTGCCGTTGCTTTAATGACACTTGAAGTACTCCGCCAATTTTATGCCTTTCAAATTGAGGAAGATTCCGTTTATTCGGGAATGAAATATACGAACTGGCCTGGAAGACTTGAAAAGATTTTAGAAGAACCTCTAGTTATTTTAGATGGCGCCCATAATCCGGACGGAGCGACAAGTTTAGCAGAGGCGATTCAATTATTCGAATATAAACGGCTCATTCTAGTCACGGGAATTCTAAAAGATAAAGCGATTCAAGGATTTTATCAACCCTTAGTACCATTGGCTGATACACTTATCATTACAGAACCAGAGTTTCCACGAGCTGCGAAAGCAGAAGAAGTAGCGGAGATTGTTCATTCCATAGGTGGAGCAAAAAAAGTTCTAGTAAATGCGAATTGGAAAGAGGCTGTTAATACTGCAATTCGCGAAGCGGGCAAGGAAGACCTAGTCATTATTACTGGTTCTTTATACATGATTTCTGATGTGAGGAAATACATTTTCGAATATTATAAAAAGAGTTGA